The following coding sequences are from one Limnobacter sp. SAORIC-580 window:
- the moaA gene encoding GTP 3',8-cyclase MoaA — protein MTDRVIQLVQDNSRVIPLNFSAPQNSEVPAKDHFNRRLHDLRISVTDRCNFRCVYCMPKSIFDKDYQFLPHKDLLSFEEIEQVAREFVALGVEKIRLTGGEPLLRKNIEILIEQLARLRTPGGKPVEITLTTNGTLLRKKSKILKEAGLNRVTVSLDAIDDAVFKAMNDVDFSVNEVLDGIEAAHEAGLGPIKVNMVVKGGMNDGQVLPMAKHFKGTPHILRFIEYMDVGSSNGWKMDEVVPSARIINMISQQVSQLQMLDANYTGEVAERWKYSDGTGEIGVISSVTQAFCKDCTRIRLSTEGKLYTCLFASKGHDLKPLIRSNALPEAIGEQLNHAIRNLWSVRADRYSEIRTENTTQPKDRIEMSYIGG, from the coding sequence ATGACAGACCGAGTTATTCAACTGGTCCAGGACAATTCGCGCGTAATTCCCTTGAATTTCAGCGCACCGCAAAACAGTGAAGTACCCGCAAAAGATCATTTCAATCGCAGGCTTCACGACTTGCGCATTTCTGTCACGGATCGCTGCAACTTTCGTTGCGTGTACTGCATGCCCAAGTCGATTTTCGACAAAGACTACCAGTTCTTGCCGCACAAAGACTTGCTCAGCTTTGAAGAAATCGAGCAGGTTGCCCGAGAATTCGTGGCACTGGGAGTAGAGAAAATACGCCTTACCGGTGGCGAGCCACTGCTGCGAAAAAACATCGAGATCCTGATAGAACAACTGGCACGCTTGCGCACGCCTGGCGGAAAACCGGTTGAAATCACGCTGACAACCAACGGTACCCTGCTGCGCAAAAAATCTAAAATTTTGAAAGAAGCCGGGTTGAACCGTGTCACGGTGAGCCTGGATGCAATCGACGATGCGGTTTTCAAGGCCATGAACGACGTAGACTTTTCAGTCAACGAAGTACTCGATGGAATTGAAGCAGCCCATGAGGCTGGCTTGGGTCCGATCAAAGTCAACATGGTTGTGAAAGGTGGCATGAATGACGGACAGGTGCTACCCATGGCCAAACACTTCAAGGGCACACCCCACATACTTCGATTTATTGAGTACATGGATGTGGGCAGCAGCAATGGTTGGAAAATGGACGAGGTCGTGCCATCGGCGCGCATCATCAACATGATTTCCCAACAAGTGTCGCAATTGCAAATGCTGGATGCCAATTACACCGGTGAAGTGGCTGAACGCTGGAAATATAGCGATGGCACCGGTGAAATCGGCGTAATTTCGTCGGTAACCCAAGCCTTTTGCAAAGACTGTACACGCATACGTTTGTCCACTGAGGGCAAGCTTTACACCTGCCTGTTTGCCAGCAAGGGGCACGATTTAAAGCCCTTGATTCGCTCGAACGCCTTGCCTGAAGCGATTGGCGAACAACTGAATCATGCGATCAGAAACCTGTGG
- a CDS encoding DUF3305 domain-containing protein, whose translation MSAKFLVLGELALNVKIGKVAQNSPWQPFRWQVLEMGPVDVFMPQGADERVQTVNVEVYQDQLQGYFLNLDTETPFIFFGVRYPEDNKTQMPSVFEATFSYDEAARWMDSNEEVQTLPLPAPVASWLAELVQAKYQPEPKQRRRPQSFIKPEERG comes from the coding sequence TTGAGCGCAAAATTTTTGGTGTTGGGTGAACTGGCTTTGAACGTCAAAATCGGGAAGGTGGCACAAAACTCCCCTTGGCAGCCCTTTCGCTGGCAAGTGCTCGAGATGGGGCCAGTGGATGTTTTCATGCCGCAGGGTGCAGACGAACGGGTTCAAACAGTCAATGTCGAGGTGTATCAAGATCAGTTACAAGGCTATTTCCTGAATCTGGACACGGAGACGCCTTTCATTTTCTTTGGGGTACGTTACCCGGAAGACAACAAAACCCAAATGCCCTCAGTATTCGAGGCCACTTTCAGTTATGACGAAGCTGCCCGCTGGATGGATTCCAACGAAGAAGTGCAAACCTTGCCCTTGCCGGCACCAGTGGCCAGTTGGCTTGCCGAGCTGGTTCAAGCCAAATATCAACCCGAGCCCAAGCAGCGTAGGCGTCCTCAGTCCTTCATAAAACCTGAAGAGCGTGGTTAA
- a CDS encoding DUF3306 domain-containing protein produces MSENFLSRWSKRKLEVRAREKQAEDAPELQLSAPFQGSDTNQGNAVIELADSQPKSQTPSQPELPLPTEADLLAVKQGGDIKAFMVDKVSTELKNKAFKALFSRPEFNVMDGLDIYIDDYNKFTPLSQEDIGKMTLSKQLLSRPDLEILKKADMEEGLERVASVLSGSDDSVPAVSDKTGDIEQTAAENPDALDDVRVIPDGLQGSDFNKELEKRSFETPGEK; encoded by the coding sequence ATGAGCGAGAATTTTTTAAGCCGATGGTCCAAGCGCAAACTTGAAGTTCGGGCGCGAGAAAAGCAAGCTGAAGACGCCCCGGAATTGCAGCTCAGTGCCCCTTTTCAAGGCAGCGATACCAATCAGGGTAACGCGGTCATTGAACTCGCTGATTCACAGCCAAAGTCGCAAACTCCTTCTCAGCCCGAACTTCCATTGCCCACTGAAGCAGATCTTCTGGCCGTGAAGCAGGGTGGGGACATCAAGGCTTTCATGGTGGATAAAGTTTCAACAGAACTGAAAAACAAAGCATTCAAGGCGTTGTTCTCCCGCCCGGAATTCAACGTGATGGATGGTCTGGATATTTACATCGATGATTACAACAAGTTCACGCCGCTGAGTCAGGAAGACATCGGGAAAATGACCCTGTCCAAGCAATTGCTCAGCCGACCAGACCTTGAAATACTGAAAAAAGCCGACATGGAGGAGGGACTTGAGCGGGTGGCGTCTGTGCTGTCCGGTTCTGATGATTCTGTTCCTGCCGTGTCAGACAAAACAGGTGATATTGAACAAACAGCAGCTGAAAATCCGGATGCTCTAGATGATGTTAGGGTTATCCCGGATGGTTTGCAAGGCTCTGATTTTAATAAAGAACTAGAAAAACGATCGTTCGAAACACCGGGCGAAAAATAA
- a CDS encoding 4Fe-4S binding protein gives MTNSDVFVCGCQGSGETIDKALQNVNVEGIRFVSAQRACRDGIATVLDAKNKTSGARCFVGCTQEQAVFESLVDSTTSQAVEFFNLRGLLRGQPSAQNSTEAAATVAALAAYETDFQVDPVPAVLFKSQGRVAIVANSDKQLHHAQTLANNLTVDLLVSDPSGVVLPAKRDLNVQALHVDAAEGYLGAFTLSTRKTNPVDMEMCTRCGACVDACPTQSISKESLTIDLNSCDQSGACIKACGDFKAISFADMSAVTARQYDMVIDCTMPGLFADRQAPLGYWHVGDSDQLLLEAMLDAVQTVGEFEKPKFFDYKSNICAHSRSNKEGCSNCIDACSTKAIKSAGEKIEVNPHLCLGCGACTTVCPTGAIQFALSPATVQGRSIKTALKAFRANGGKKAEVLLHGPDLEHNWLESAKKAAKPASGKSAVSDFSLLPIELNHSASVGPDLWLSALAFGADRVTVMQSAVEASHYGEPLAAQVGWVNALLEAIGLQHRVRVLHIGQTDLLFAPSELQASGVSPASFELSSNKRTRMEFAIDHLVEHAQAKSKSGFSEPIALPSAAPFGAVLVNKDKCTLCMSCTSACPASALIDNPEMPQLRFIERNCVQCGLCVETCPENAMQLVPQLLLGPAAREKRVLNESQPFHCISCGKAFGTKHMIDNMFAKLSAHSMFERNANRLKMCADCRVTDMYSAKDEMTIFEVKK, from the coding sequence ATGACCAACTCGGATGTGTTTGTGTGTGGTTGCCAGGGAAGCGGCGAGACGATCGACAAAGCGTTGCAAAACGTGAATGTGGAAGGTATTCGTTTTGTGTCCGCCCAACGTGCTTGCCGAGATGGTATTGCCACCGTGCTTGATGCAAAAAACAAAACCAGCGGTGCACGTTGTTTCGTCGGTTGCACCCAAGAGCAAGCCGTATTCGAATCTTTGGTCGATAGTACAACTTCTCAAGCTGTTGAGTTTTTCAACCTGCGTGGTTTGCTCCGGGGTCAGCCTTCGGCTCAAAACTCTACCGAAGCCGCCGCGACTGTGGCTGCACTGGCTGCTTACGAGACCGACTTTCAGGTTGATCCCGTTCCTGCCGTGTTGTTCAAATCACAAGGCCGGGTTGCGATTGTGGCGAACAGCGACAAGCAATTGCACCATGCGCAAACTCTGGCCAACAATCTGACCGTCGATTTGCTGGTGTCCGATCCTTCAGGTGTTGTTTTGCCTGCCAAGCGCGATTTGAACGTGCAGGCATTGCATGTAGACGCTGCAGAGGGTTATTTGGGTGCGTTCACATTGAGCACTCGCAAGACCAACCCTGTTGATATGGAAATGTGCACACGATGTGGTGCCTGCGTGGATGCATGTCCGACGCAGTCCATTTCGAAGGAATCTCTGACGATCGACTTGAACAGCTGCGATCAATCTGGTGCCTGTATCAAGGCTTGCGGTGATTTCAAAGCCATTTCCTTCGCGGACATGAGTGCAGTGACCGCACGGCAGTACGACATGGTGATTGACTGCACCATGCCCGGCCTGTTTGCGGACCGCCAGGCACCACTGGGCTATTGGCATGTCGGCGATAGCGACCAGTTGTTGTTGGAAGCGATGCTTGATGCGGTGCAAACCGTGGGCGAGTTCGAGAAGCCAAAGTTCTTTGATTACAAGTCAAATATTTGTGCGCACAGTCGTTCAAACAAAGAGGGTTGCAGCAACTGTATCGATGCCTGTAGCACCAAAGCAATCAAATCTGCAGGCGAGAAAATTGAAGTTAATCCGCACTTGTGTTTGGGTTGTGGTGCTTGCACCACCGTGTGCCCGACCGGTGCCATTCAGTTTGCGCTGAGCCCGGCTACTGTTCAGGGCCGCTCCATCAAAACAGCATTGAAGGCATTCCGGGCCAATGGCGGCAAGAAAGCCGAGGTGCTGCTGCACGGCCCAGATCTTGAGCACAATTGGTTGGAGTCGGCCAAGAAAGCTGCGAAGCCTGCCTCTGGCAAATCGGCAGTTTCAGATTTCAGCTTGTTGCCGATTGAATTGAACCACAGCGCCAGTGTGGGCCCAGATCTTTGGCTGTCTGCCTTGGCTTTCGGTGCCGATCGGGTTACCGTCATGCAGTCTGCTGTCGAGGCCAGCCATTACGGTGAACCCTTGGCCGCGCAGGTGGGTTGGGTGAATGCCTTGCTTGAGGCCATTGGCCTGCAACACCGGGTTCGCGTGTTGCACATCGGTCAAACTGACCTGTTGTTTGCTCCCAGCGAGTTGCAAGCCAGTGGTGTTTCTCCGGCCAGCTTTGAATTGTCTTCGAACAAGCGAACTCGAATGGAGTTTGCAATTGATCACTTGGTTGAACATGCCCAGGCCAAGTCAAAGTCCGGTTTTTCAGAACCCATTGCTTTGCCATCGGCCGCGCCGTTCGGTGCCGTGTTGGTGAACAAAGACAAGTGCACCCTGTGCATGAGTTGCACCAGTGCTTGCCCCGCTTCAGCGCTCATCGACAATCCTGAAATGCCCCAACTGCGTTTTATTGAGCGCAACTGCGTTCAGTGTGGCTTGTGCGTGGAAACCTGCCCCGAAAACGCCATGCAGCTTGTTCCACAATTGCTGCTTGGGCCCGCCGCGCGTGAAAAGCGTGTGTTGAATGAGTCGCAACCTTTCCATTGCATCAGTTGTGGCAAGGCTTTCGGTACCAAGCACATGATCGACAACATGTTCGCCAAATTGAGCGCGCACAGCATGTTCGAGCGCAATGCAAACCGCCTGAAAATGTGTGCAGATTGCCGTGTAACCGACATGTACAGCGCCAAGGATGAAATGACAATTTTTGAGGTGAAGAAATGA
- a CDS encoding TorD/DmsD family molecular chaperone, whose amino-acid sequence MIAPAQQDDNLIAGEDWARADFYGLLSHLYSGNVSDEFLAKFREIDRASLDITTPLGFEFSELLRVVALFDSKQINQEFVDNFIGIGRPEVMLYGSYYMAGFLNEKPLVLLRDDLAKFGLTRDEALVETEDHIAFLCEVMRYLILADDPPVAFPEQRAFFHAHLASWYNQMADDIEAAANTDFYKTVGRLTRVFFDVETQSFDFESAV is encoded by the coding sequence ATGATCGCCCCAGCTCAACAAGACGACAACCTGATTGCTGGTGAAGACTGGGCCCGTGCAGATTTCTACGGCCTTCTGTCCCATCTGTACTCCGGCAATGTAAGCGATGAGTTTTTGGCGAAATTTCGGGAAATTGACCGGGCTAGCCTGGACATCACTACACCTTTGGGGTTTGAGTTTTCTGAATTGTTACGCGTTGTGGCCTTGTTCGACAGCAAGCAGATCAACCAGGAATTCGTGGATAACTTCATTGGCATAGGCCGCCCTGAAGTCATGTTGTATGGCTCGTACTACATGGCTGGTTTCTTGAATGAAAAGCCTTTGGTCTTGCTTCGCGACGACTTGGCCAAGTTTGGCCTTACTCGCGATGAGGCCTTGGTGGAAACTGAAGACCACATTGCATTTTTATGCGAAGTGATGCGCTACCTGATTCTGGCAGACGATCCGCCTGTGGCCTTCCCCGAGCAGCGCGCTTTTTTTCATGCGCACCTGGCCAGTTGGTATAACCAAATGGCAGATGACATTGAGGCAGCAGCCAATACCGATTTTTACAAAACTGTGGGTCGTTTGACCCGCGTGTTCTTTGATGTTGAAACACAGTCTTTCGATTTTGAAAGTGCCGTTTGA
- a CDS encoding twin-arginine translocation signal domain-containing protein produces the protein MTKKMINQDKPKLARRQFLVGAGAGVAAAGAALVVSKQPEVAEQAAAVGTEKKSKGYQLSEHVKTYYRTLLV, from the coding sequence ATGACCAAGAAAATGATAAATCAAGACAAACCCAAACTAGCAAGACGCCAATTCCTGGTGGGTGCCGGTGCGGGTGTCGCTGCTGCCGGTGCTGCATTGGTGGTAAGCAAACAACCTGAAGTGGCTGAACAAGCTGCTGCCGTAGGCACTGAGAAGAAATCGAAGGGTTATCAGCTCTCTGAGCATGTGAAAACCTATTACAGAACCTTGCTGGTGTAA
- a CDS encoding molybdopterin-dependent oxidoreductase, translated as MLKRRDEKTVAKVIPNHNHSLLNKIGSRLGATMDRRAFLKRSGIGVGAGAVAGSLPFGMVRKAEAAAEGGAASGAIEIKRTICSHCSVGCATDAVVQNGVWVRQNPVFDSPINLGAHCAKGAALREHGHGEHRLKYPMKLVNGKYEKISWDEALEAVSKKMMELREANGPDSLFFIGSSKHSNEQAYLLRKWVSLWGTNNCDHQARICHSTTVAGVANTWGYGAMTNSYNDMQNTKCALYIGSNAAEAHPVSMMHMLHAKETGAKMIVVDPRFTRTAARADEYVRIRSGSDIPFLFGLLHHIFKNGWEDKKYINDRVYGMDQIKADVMANWTPDKVEEACGVGEAQMYKVAEMMAKSKPSTIVWCMGQTQHTIGNAMVRASCILQLALGNIGISGGGANIFRGHCNVQGATDVGPNPDSLPGYYGVAEGSWKHWCRVWGLDYEYVQSRYAEGMITKGGMTVSRWVDGVLENPELIDQKAGNLRGLFFWGHAPNSQTRGLDMKKAMDKLDLLVIVDPYPTAAAAMAAMPGDPAGLNPNREVYLLPATTQFESSGSITASNRSIQWREKVIEPLFDSRNDHMIMYQLAEKLGFEKELTKNLTMVKGKGGMMEPEIESILREINKGTWTIGYTGQSPERLKLHMKNMHTFNVRTLKAEGGPCDGEYFGLPWPCYGTPEAKHPGSPNLYQTDKHVMDGGGNFRANFGVEKDGVNLLAEDGSHSLGAEITTGYPEFTADMVKQLGWWDDLTEAEKAEAEGKNWKTDLSGGIQRVVMKHGCHPFGNAKARAVVWNFPDPVPKHREPLYSTKPDLVAKYPTHDDKAAFWRLPTLYKSVQEKNADIGKSFPLIMTSGRLVEYEGGGEETRSNPWLAELQQTMFVEINPAAANDRGIKHGDTVRVTTPTGAKIEVQAQVTRRVGPDTVFLPFHFSGHWEGKDMISSYPEGSAPIVRGESVNTATTYGYDVVTMMQETKTTVCQIEKLV; from the coding sequence ATGTTAAAGCGAAGAGACGAAAAGACAGTGGCCAAAGTGATTCCCAATCACAACCACAGCTTGCTCAATAAAATCGGGTCCCGTTTGGGTGCCACCATGGACCGCCGTGCTTTCCTGAAGCGCTCCGGTATTGGTGTAGGTGCGGGTGCAGTTGCTGGCAGCTTGCCATTTGGCATGGTGCGCAAAGCCGAAGCCGCTGCTGAAGGTGGGGCCGCAAGCGGTGCAATCGAGATTAAGCGTACGATTTGTTCACATTGCTCAGTGGGTTGCGCCACGGATGCAGTGGTTCAGAATGGCGTGTGGGTTCGCCAGAACCCTGTGTTCGACAGCCCCATTAACTTGGGCGCACATTGCGCCAAGGGTGCAGCACTGCGTGAACACGGCCATGGTGAACACCGTTTGAAATACCCCATGAAATTGGTGAACGGCAAATACGAAAAAATTTCCTGGGATGAAGCCCTGGAAGCCGTCAGCAAAAAAATGATGGAATTGCGTGAGGCCAATGGTCCCGACTCTCTGTTCTTCATTGGTTCTTCCAAGCACAGCAACGAACAGGCCTACCTGCTGCGCAAATGGGTTTCTCTATGGGGCACCAACAACTGCGACCACCAGGCGCGTATTTGCCACTCCACCACGGTGGCCGGTGTGGCGAACACCTGGGGCTATGGTGCAATGACCAACTCCTACAACGACATGCAGAACACCAAGTGCGCGTTGTATATTGGTTCAAACGCTGCGGAAGCCCACCCGGTTTCCATGATGCACATGCTGCATGCCAAAGAAACTGGCGCGAAGATGATTGTGGTTGATCCACGTTTCACCCGCACCGCTGCGCGTGCTGATGAATACGTTCGCATTCGTTCAGGTTCAGACATTCCATTCCTGTTTGGTTTGTTGCACCACATTTTCAAGAACGGCTGGGAAGACAAAAAGTACATCAATGACCGTGTGTACGGCATGGACCAGATCAAAGCCGATGTGATGGCCAACTGGACACCTGACAAGGTTGAAGAGGCCTGTGGCGTTGGTGAAGCCCAGATGTACAAAGTGGCTGAAATGATGGCCAAATCCAAGCCGTCGACAATCGTTTGGTGTATGGGTCAAACCCAGCACACGATTGGTAATGCCATGGTTCGTGCGTCATGTATCTTGCAACTGGCACTGGGCAACATCGGTATTTCCGGTGGTGGCGCAAACATCTTCCGCGGTCACTGTAACGTACAGGGTGCGACAGACGTTGGTCCGAATCCAGATTCATTGCCTGGTTACTACGGTGTTGCCGAAGGTTCATGGAAACACTGGTGCCGCGTGTGGGGTCTGGATTACGAATACGTACAGAGCCGCTACGCAGAAGGCATGATCACCAAGGGCGGCATGACTGTGTCCCGCTGGGTGGATGGTGTGCTTGAGAACCCTGAACTGATCGACCAGAAAGCGGGTAACCTGCGTGGTTTGTTCTTCTGGGGCCATGCACCTAACTCGCAAACCCGTGGTTTGGACATGAAAAAAGCCATGGACAAACTAGACCTGTTGGTGATTGTGGATCCCTACCCAACAGCCGCTGCAGCCATGGCCGCCATGCCTGGCGACCCTGCAGGTTTGAACCCCAACCGCGAAGTGTACTTGTTGCCAGCAACAACGCAGTTCGAATCTTCAGGTTCCATTACTGCGTCCAACCGCTCCATTCAGTGGCGTGAGAAGGTAATTGAGCCTTTGTTTGATAGCCGCAATGACCACATGATCATGTATCAACTGGCCGAAAAGCTTGGTTTCGAAAAAGAGCTCACCAAGAATCTCACCATGGTGAAAGGCAAGGGCGGCATGATGGAACCAGAAATTGAGTCCATCTTGCGCGAAATCAACAAAGGCACCTGGACCATTGGCTACACCGGCCAAAGCCCAGAGCGTTTGAAGCTGCACATGAAAAACATGCACACCTTCAACGTGCGCACATTGAAAGCCGAAGGTGGCCCCTGTGACGGCGAATACTTTGGCTTGCCATGGCCATGTTACGGCACTCCAGAAGCCAAGCACCCAGGTTCACCAAACCTGTACCAGACTGACAAGCACGTGATGGACGGTGGTGGTAACTTCCGCGCCAACTTCGGTGTGGAAAAAGACGGTGTTAATCTGTTGGCCGAAGACGGCTCCCATTCATTGGGTGCTGAAATCACAACCGGTTACCCAGAATTCACAGCCGACATGGTCAAACAGTTGGGCTGGTGGGACGACCTGACCGAGGCAGAAAAAGCCGAAGCAGAGGGCAAGAACTGGAAGACCGACCTTTCCGGCGGTATCCAGCGCGTGGTTATGAAGCACGGTTGCCATCCGTTCGGTAATGCCAAGGCGCGCGCCGTGGTGTGGAACTTCCCGGACCCAGTGCCAAAGCACCGTGAGCCGCTGTACTCGACCAAGCCCGATTTGGTGGCCAAGTACCCGACACACGACGACAAGGCCGCTTTCTGGCGCTTGCCGACCCTGTACAAGTCTGTTCAGGAAAAGAATGCCGACATTGGCAAGTCTTTCCCGTTGATCATGACTTCGGGCCGTTTGGTGGAATACGAAGGTGGTGGTGAAGAAACACGTTCCAACCCATGGCTGGCTGAGCTTCAACAGACCATGTTTGTTGAAATTAACCCGGCAGCAGCGAACGACCGTGGTATCAAGCACGGCGACACCGTGCGTGTAACAACCCCAACAGGCGCGAAAATCGAGGTTCAGGCCCAGGTTACACGCCGAGTGGGACCCGATACGGTCTTCCTGCCATTCCACTTCTCTGGACATTGGGAAGGCAAGGACATGATCAGCAGTTACCCAGAAGGTTCAGCGCCAATTGTTCGCGG